In Coraliomargarita parva, the genomic stretch TGGGCGCATCTTTCTCAATCTACGCGAAGCAAGCGGTGACTTTCATGCAGGACTTCAGGAAATCCCCCAGCCTCCCCTACGAGACCGCTATGAGGACCAATTGCTTGAATTTGCAAGTATCGTGCGAGGCGAGATCGAAAACCCGTATCCCTACTCACACGAATTACTCGTGCAGCAATGCCACCTCCAAGCCTGCGGGTATTCTATTTAGAAACTTCCGTCCTCATGCCGATGAGATTTGAAAGCAGGATCGCTATTTCAACAGCCGACTCATCCGACATCAGTTTACTACGCGGCAATACATCATCTTATCAACGAAGCTCACAAGCGGAGCGATTACTAATAAAGTGAAACAGAATTCTCACCTATGACACGAAAAACCATAACCTTTACAGCAGAGCGCCAAGTTGAGCTATTGGAATCTCAACTACGTCCCTTGCACGAAGATGAGGTTCTTGTTTCCAACGAGGTATCCGCTATCAGTGCCGGAACAGAACGAGCCTGCCTGCTCGACCTACCGAATCTCGGCGACTCGCCTCCGTGCGATTTCCCGAAAGTAACTGGCTACAGCGGGGTCGGCCGTGTCGTTGATACCGGCAAACAAATCAATAGTGTCCAACCGGGAGACCGGGTGCTCACCCATTGGGGCAGCGGACATTCCAATTATAATTATATTACCGAGGCAAACCTGCTTAAAATCGAGGATGACTCGCTGCCTTCCAAACATGCCGTTTTTGCCGTTATCGCGGGCTTTTCCCTTAACGGTCTGCGCAAGACTCGCCTTGAGATCGGTGAGAGTGCCGCAGTCATCGGCTTGGGTATCCTAGGCTTATTTTCCGTAGCACTGTGCCGGATCGCTGGCGCCACTCCGGTCATCGCTTCCGACTTGAGCCACGCCCGCCGAGAGACGGCACTCGCACTCGGCGCAGACCATGCCCTCGATCCGACGGCTCGCGACTACATTGATCGAGTGAAAAGCATTTCCCGCGGCGGAGTAAACGCCACAATCGAAGTCTCCGGACAATCCATCGCCTTGCAACAAGCCCTGAATTTTGCCGCCCTCTTTGGGCGCATTTCCTTACTGGGCTGCACACGTGTCTCCGACAGTTCCATCGACTATTACCAGCAGGTGCACCGCCCTGGTATTGAAATTATTGGAGCGCATACCAATGCCCGCCCGAAAAAGGAGTCACGCCCTCATTCGTGGACTTGGAAAGACGATGCCGCCGCCCTCCTGCGCTTCATGTCAGACGGCCGACTGGACATGACAAAAATATTTACCACAGCCTACTCGCCTGAGGCCGCAGTGTCCATCTACCAGAAACTAGCCGATGCACCCAATGACTTTCCTGTGGGTGCCGTATTCGATTGGAAACAAATATCCGTATAACCAAGCACAGGGCAGCTACTGACTGAAAGACATCTTTAATATGAAAGCCGTTATAATTGATAATAACAAAAACCTGGTCTGGTCGGAGGTCCCCGATCCCGTAGCCAAGGAATATGAGATTCTCGTGGAAGTGCATGCCGCGGCACTCAACCGCGCCGATTTAATGCAGCGCGAAGGGAATTATCCGCCGCCTCCCGGTTGGCCTGAATGGCCAGGTCTGGAAGTCGCCGGAGTTGTGCTGGAGGCGCCTGCAAATTGTCGTTGGAAGGTCGGCGATACAGTCTGTGCGTTGCTGGGTGGAGGCGGATATGCCGAGAAAGTCGCCGTGCCTGTCGATATGGCCTTACCGGTTCCAAGAGGTCTATCCATGGCGGAGGCTGCCGCGATACCGGAAGCCTTTGCGACATCTTACTTAAACCTGTGCATCGAAGGTGGTATGAAAAAGGGAGATACGGTCTTCATTCAAGCCGGAGCGAGTGGCCTGGGCATGGCGGCAATTCAATTAGCCAAGGCACTGGGTGCCGAGGTCGTGACCACCGTCGGATCAGAGGAAAAGGAGAAATTTGTTCGCGAACTCGGTGCTGACGTGGTGATCAATCGTAGAAAAGAAAACATCGCCGCCGTTCTCGCCAAGCATCCGGTCAATGTCGCGATGGACTGCGTCGCCGGACCGAACCTCGGCCCCTGTCTAGAGACAATGGCACATGGGGGCCGTTGGATCGTCATCGCCACGCTCGGCTCTCCTCTAAGTGAATTGAACATGCTCGATTTCTTTAAACGAGGCGTAAAACTAATCGGGAGCACACTACGCAGCCGCTCCAGCGAGACCAAGGGACGTATTTTGGGTGAGCTCGAACAGAAGCTCTGGGATTCCTTTTCAACCGGCAAGATTAAGGCCCTGATCCACGAAACTCTCCCTATGTCCGAAGCAGAAGCCGCCCATGCGATACTGGAACGGCAGGAAAACCTCGGTAAAGTCGTGCTGACATGCAAGCCCTAAACCAAATCTAGAGACTGAACAGATTGAACATGTCAGAGACTTACAAAGATCCTAATCAAACTATTGAAGCACGCATCGCGGACTTGATGAGCCGCATGACATTAGAGGAAAAGGTCGGCCAGCTCTTACAGTTGGATGGCGGACGCGGCGACCTCGATGAGCTGATCTTTGAAAAGCAAGTTGGCTCGCTCCTTCATATTCAAGGAGAACGCGCCAGCCAAGCAATTGATAAGGCAGCTAACACTCGCCTAGGAATACCGCTGTTGATAGGCGACGACTGTATTCACGGACACTCGTTCTGTGAGGGGGCGACGATCTTTCCGACCCAGCTGGCCATGGCCTGTAGTTGGAACAGGGAATTAATTGAAGAAGCCGCCAGGATCACGGCAAAGGAAGTCGCAGTCACCGGCATCAAATGGACCTTCTCTCCCGTGCTTTGCCTGACGCGCGATCTGCGCTGGGGACGTGTCGGCGAAACCTTCGGCGAAGATCCGTATCTGATCGGCGAATTTGCCTGTGCCATGATTCGGGGCTACCAGGGCGATGGTCTCGGTGCGCCTGACGCCATTCTTGCCTGTGCCAAGCATTACGCAGGCTACTCGGAGACCCAAGGCGGCCGGGATGCCTCGGAGGCCGATCATAGCCAGCGTAAACTTCGTTCCTACTTCCTGCCCCCCTTTGAAAAAGCCGCCCGCAATGGATGCCTGACCTTTATGACGGGCTACCAATCAATCGATGGCGTGCCTTCCACCGCCAGCCGCTGGCTGCTGCACGATGTGCTCAAAGAAGAATGGGGATTCCAGGGCATTCTCGTCACCGACTGGGACAATGTCGGCCGGATGCATTGGGAGCAGAAAATCGTGCCGGACATGACCGAAGCATCTGCGGTCGCCATCCAAAGCGGCAACGACCTCATCATGTCCACCCCCGGATTCCTCGAAGGCGCACTGGAGGCATGTCGCACCGGTCGAATCAAAGAAGCTGAGATCGATGCCGTTGTGTATCGAATTCTCTCGCTGAAATTCAAGATGGGCTTGTTTGAAAACCCGGGCAAACCGGACCCACTCAAGCAAATCGAAGTGGTGGGCTGCGAAGCGCACCGTGAACTCAATTTAAAACTGGCCCGGCGATCGATCGTGCTGCTGCAGAACGACGGGACTCTGCCCCTACAGGCCGAATCACTCAACAAGATCGCCGTCATCGGCCCGAATGCGGATGACCAGCACGCTCAACTCGGCGATTGGGCAGGCGCAAGCGGGCAAGTCGAATGGCTCCCCAACGGCCATCCCCGCGAGTGCACCAAGACTGTCTTGGATGGCATTCGCGAACTCGCGCCTGAAGGCTGTGAAATTCTTTACGAAAAAGGCGCTGAAATTTCCGAGTATAAGGATGTGACGGTCGATGATTACGACGACGGTCAGGTAAAGCGTCGCATGCGTTGCTCCGTCCCACCCGATGCCGCACAGATACAAGCGGCATCCGAAGCTGCAGCACAAGCCGACATTACAGTTGTCGTGATCGGCGACGACCGCTCGCTGACAGGCGAGCAGCGCTCGACCGCGACACTCGAGCTTCAAGGTGGCCAGCTCGCACTGCTTGATGCATTGGCAAAAGTAGATACCAAGCTGATCGTCGTCTTGATTAACTCGAAACCACTCACCCTGCCACCGGCGGTCCAGAATGCATGTGCGATTATCGAAGCATTCAACCCCGGCATGATGGGTGGTCAGGCGATCGCAGAGGCGATCTATGGTAAGATCAATCCATCCGGCAAACTCACGGTTTCCATCCCCTACCATGTCGGGCAGCAGCCGGTTTATTACAGTCAAGTTCGTGGTCAACACGGCGACCGCTACGCTGACTCGACCCAGCAAGCTCATTTCCCCTTCGGCTTCGGACTCAGCTATACAAAATTTGAATACAGCGGCTTAAAAATCCTGGATGAATCTCCGCTGCCCCGGACCGGGTCTTTACGATTCAGTGTCCATGTAAAAAACACAGGCAACTGTGCCGGTCGGGAAACCGTGCAGGCATACATCTCCGATCTGGTTACCTCGGTGACTTGGGTGAATAAAGAACTGAAAGCATTCACTCAGGTAGACCTGGAAGCGGGCGAGGGAAAGGAAGTCGAGTGGGAGATCCCCATCACTGATTGCAGCATCGTCAACGTAAACTGTGAGCGTGTCGTCGAACCGGGTGAGTTCGAACTCAAAGTCGGTGGCAGCAGCTTGGAGCGGGATCTACTCAAAACGAAATTCTCCGTGGCCTAACGGACTACAAACGAAACGCACCACACATTATTTGATATCATGAAGCGATACACCCCCTTTCTTTTCTTATTACTGTTCACCAGCTATGCGGTGGCTCAAAGCGCAGCTACAGTCACTCCGGAATCCGATGCTGCCGGCACCATCGACTGGGTCGCCGAAGTCTTCAAGGGCGGGGTGACTTCAGTCGTCCTGCTCTTGGTTGGTTTTGCCGGCATTGTCTTCTTCATCGAGCGTTTAATCGTGATCCGTGCGGCTAATTTCCTTCCAGCTAAGCTTGAGCAGGACATTAAACTCTATGCAGTTCAATCGGACTTCGAATCGATTCAACAGGTTAGCAACAAGTCGAACAGCGTCCTCGGGAATATCGGCGAATACATCGCCAAGCACACACACATTCCTTTTGAAATTTTATCGTTTGGGGTCACCGACACGATTGGTCGCACAGTGTCACGGCAACATCAGCGCACCTATCCGCTGGCGGTCGTCGCAACCATTTCCCCCCTGCTCGGTCTGCTCGGCACAATTATCGGCATGATTGAATCCTTCCAAAAAGTGGCACTCATGGGTGATACCGGTGATGCCTCCGTGCTCGCCGATTCGATCGGTAAAGCACTGATAACAACAGCTCTGGGCCTCATCATTGCGATTCCCTCACTCGCAAGCTACCACTTCTTCAAGTCCCGGGTAAACAGTTATGGGATTCGTCTGGAGGAAATGGTCGACGTGCTCATGTCTCCCTGGCTCCATCCGGAAGAGAAGGTGGATGAAACGTCAGAATAGATGACAAGGTCCCCCACATTGTTACGGCCCAGTGCCCGGAATCCACAATCGAAGGTCGCCACAATCCGACGTTTGCGGCGAAGGCGTCGCAGCGACTCCGATGTCGAGGTCGACCTTTCTCCACTCATCGACTGTGTCTTCCTGCTTCTGATCTTCTTTCTGGTCACGAGCATGCTCAAGAAATTGGAAAAACAAATTCCGGTCGTATTGCCGGACTACACGGTCGCGCTGGCTCCCGTAGCGGAAAGCGAAGTCATTATTTACGCGATTACGCAGGACAAAGGTATCCTGCGGGCAAACAACGGCAAACGTTCGATCGAAGGACTGAGTTATCATCGAGTCGATTCATTTGAAGCCGACCTGAAGCAGCTGAGCGAAATGAGAGGAACCGACGTGGAGATCCGGATTGACGCCGAACGTGAAGTCCCCGTGCAAACCGTAGTGGATACGCTGGACACACTCGCCATGGAAGGTTTTGAAAAAGTCGGAGTGCGCCTGCGACACCGGGAGAAAGAATATTTTGATCTCAGGAAGGGGGAATCCAAGTAATGCCGCGCAACACCTACAAGGATGATGAGGATGTCGCGCTCAGCATGTCCCCCCTGATCGACTGTGTCTTTCTACTCTTAATATTCTTTCTCGTCACGACCATGCTCAAAAAGGACGTGCACGAAGTCGAGCACCTCAATCTACCCATTTCCCGATCTTCCCTCGAAGTGCCTCCAGACGAGTCAATGCTCCCCATCGCAATCGACGCAGAAGGAGAGCTCTACCTGGAAGGTGAGCCAACCACCATCGGACAGCTTCTCGAAGAGTTGAAGATCATCGAACAAAATGATCCCGCACGGCGCATTCGTCTGGATACCGACGAGAATACCCCGTTCTACCGCTTGGTCGAAGTTCTCGACGCTCTCAGCTTCCGTAACCTGCGTAATGTCGGCGTGCGCACCTACCATGAGAAATACGATTCATGAGCAGCCCCCTTACCAGCCGGACTCCACTTAAAGTCGCCCTAGCGATCGCCAGCCTGCTTATCGGAGGTTTCTCCATCGCGCTGCTCTTGAACGAAGATCTTCGACACTACACAGCCGGTCAGATTGAGGAGATCACCACTCCTGACGGCGAAAAAGTCAAACGGGTCAAAATTGAGAAGCCGGAACCGAATAAAGATCAAGTCCTAGAGATATCGCGGAATCAGGAACGCAAGAAGCGGGAAGAATTGAAAGAGACAGCCAAGGCGCTGCGCGAAACAGTGCTCCAAATAGAAGAAGTGGTTGAGGCAAAGAAGCAGCTCAAGGACACACCGGAAACGGAATGGGAGAAAATGGTCAAACAGGCCGAATCACTCCAAAGCGAGGCTGTAGGATTTTTTGAAGAGCTGAGTCGCGAGGAGATGCCGGACAACCTGCATTCCGCTCAGCCGGAAGCGGAGCACATTGCTCAGCTCGCCACACAATACGGCGACCTCATGCATCATCTAAGCCAGAAATCGGTAAGCCAGGAAGAAGTCGACAATGCCGTGCAATCCGCACGCAATTTAATGCGGGAAGCTAAGGGCTTTGGGAGCCAATTCGCCAAAGTTGCCAACCAGGCCGTTCCAGAAGACCAGAAAGCCGCAGAAGCCCTTAAAGATGAGCTCAAAGGATTTATTGTGCAGGCAGAAACGCACTTCAAAGAAATGGCCAGATTTGCGCGGACACCCTATGCGACAGAAGAACAAGCGAACAATCCAGAGCAGGATGATTTAGCCGAAAAGAATTCTCAAAAAAACGATCAGCTCGATCAAGATTCGGTCCCTCCAAGCAACACGCAACTCCCCAGCGACCAAGAACTCGAAGAAGCCAATACTGCTGAGCTCTACAAACAAATTCAGGAGATGGCAAAACGGGTCGATGAAAGCTTTACAGAAGGCCAGGCAACCGACCTGGCAAACCGCAAAGATCTCTCCATGCAACAAGCCCGGGACGAAGTCTTTCAGCCTGTAACGGAGATGGGCCCCAACCTGGAAGACGCGCTCAAAAAGAACCTGCCCTCCACGCGTAAAGAGTTTCAGTCCTTCAATAAAGCACTGAATGAAGCCGCAAGTGCCGCGCAACAGATGGCCCGCACGGCCAAGAACCGGGAAGAAGCTCTAACAGGTGAAAGCATACAGCTATCCGGCGAGGAAACGGACAAAAATAAAGACCAGCTAAAGTCCCAACTCAGGCAGCAAAACAAGATCCAAGCCAAAATGACTCTCCTCGCCCAGAACAGTGGACGCGAAAGCGGCAACGTGCAGGACATGCGGATGCTGATGGCTGAAAATTACTCGATCGCAGAAGTCAGTAATCAGAACAGCAGTGAAGATCTCGGATTTGGAATCCCCATCAGCCCTACCTATAAATCAGCCATGAAGCAGAGCACATTACCGTCTCAAGCCACTCTGGACACGAGACGCACAATGGCTCAAGCAATCCCCGGTCGCCGCCTCGACATGAAGTCCCCCCGGCAGGGTTGGATTTTTCTCGACACTTGGTATGTCATAGGCCCCTGGGAACGACCCCAAGAAGGAAAACCGTTTGAGGTCGAGTTTCCTCCTGAAGCATTCCTGGACTTGGATGCGACCTACTCAGGGAAGATCCCCCCCGGAAGAAATGAACCGATGAAACTCGAATGGCGATTTGTTCAAACAGAAAACATCCGCATAAACCCGCCAGACGAGATCCACGAAGCGGTTTATTACGGCTTCACCGAGGTGTTTTGCGAAACTGCGATGGAAGTCACCATCGCGATTGCCAGCGACGATATGGCCAAGTTATGGATCAATGGACTTGTCGTCTTTGAAGACGAGGGCCTGTCGCGTTGGAGTCTGGACGAAGGTTTTCGGACAATCCTCTTAAAACCCGGCTACAATAAAGTGTTGGTTCGTGTCGAGAATGGTCCGAGAGATTGCTACTTTTCAGTCCTCATGTGCCCCACTGACGCCTTGCAGGATTAGACGTTGGCTCACAGTATTGGCGAATCATATGGATACTACCCCATCTCAAGCTGCTAATTTTCATGACTACAGCTCACCGGTCGATCACTTTCGCTGGCAGGATCTACCAGTTGAGAGCTTTGCCGGGACACATGACTTGATAGGACTGGGACCATGGGGACCATATGGGAAACGTTATTTTGGGCTGAGTTACCTGCCCGGACCGTCCGGCGTCCGCATTGATATTATAGTCGCTTTGGAACTACATCGAAGAAGCATTTCCATTCCACATGCGATCAAAGAGTCCGGTTATTTACCATGGAGTGCAAATGAAGACCTATCGAACTACAGTTACCGGCAGCAGATACTCGCGAAAGACCAGCTCTACGCGGATGTGAAATTCAAGCGCTGCGAAGAAGACGCCTATCAAATCGAAGTTAACTGGACCAACAATACCCCGCTGAATCGCGATGTCCGCCTACACCTTTGTGTCGGCCTACAAGCCTTAGCTGAAGGTGCATGGCAGCCCCAAACAATCGATGCCGTCGATGTTGCATTACCTTCAGGGGCCGACTGGGTGGATGCTCTGGACTACATTTCGTCAAACTTCGGATGCAGTCCGGCACCGGGACTGAATGCGGATGGCCGAAAACAAGGAGAGTGCGTGCAGGACGGCTTTGTTGGGGGCCTCGGTATAGAATGGCCGGCAGGCAATCGGCAGCACAAAGTTGACTATGCCTTCCCCGGAAACTGCGGGCGCAAACTGCAAGTGCGCTATAAAGCGTCTCAAAAAAGAACTATACAAATTCACACAGGCACGACAGTGCACAGCCTGGAATTACCCGAAAGCAGATGTGCATCCCTGTCGCCAGTTATTGAGCTGCCAGGTAATTGTGAGAGCATCTCGATTCAATCTGAAATGGCAGAAGGTCTTCGTCTTGACGGCCTCCATATTTACAATGCCGACCCTCCTATTTACTCAAAGCGCTCAAATGGGTTTGGGGCTCTAAAACAGCAGCATAAAGGTAAGGCCTCTCTGCACTGGGAGAATCTTCCCGGAGAACTGGAACTCGAACTGGGTGAGGAGACATTTAATCGCAGCTATTCAGGAGATCTGGAACAGGCTCTACTATTAGGCATGCACAATCATGTCAGCCCGCAGCTCTCAGCACCGGGCGTAGGCTATTATCACGATTTCATCTTCCCGAAATGCCGACTCTCAGCCCATAGCTCCGTCCGTCACGAATATATCGTCCGGTGGAAGAACGGCCAGGCTCAGCTTCATTCGCGATCGACTCATTCCGAGATCCACGCCAACCATCAGCCCGACCTCGAAGGTGCCGAAAAACTTCGTTTTGGCGTGGATCGCCTGGCTGCCACCTTGCTAACGAACCTCGTCTATCCGGTCCGTATCAAAGGGAGTGTCATCCGCCACTTCCCACCCGGACGCTGGTGGGATATGCTTTACACATGGGACTGCGGCTTCATCGGGCTCGGGCTCGGAGAGATCGCACCACGAAGAGCCGTTGAAATACTGAATACTTATGTAACCGAACCGGGAGACCCCGATTGCGCTTACATACAACACGGCTCGCCTGTTCCGGTTCAGCATTATCTCTACTTTGACCTATGGCAGAAAACCCAAGACCGTAACCTGCTTGCGTTTTTCTACCCTCGGCTAGCGCAGTTTCTACGTTACATTGCTGGCTTGGATGAGCGCTCGCCGATGCGTCCGTTCAAGAATTCGTTGATATCGAGCTGGCCTCTTTTCTACAACTCGGGCGGTTGGGACGACTATCCGCCTCAGTACTATCTGCATAATTTAGGCGATGAATATGAACTGCGTAACCGAACGGCGCCAATGGTTATGTCGAGTCATGTGGCTGCCGCTGCGGATATAATGGCGATGGCTGCTCGTGAACTGAATGAAGATCCGAGCGAGTGGGAGAACCTAGCGGAGAGCTTATCCGCCGACATGGACGCCTATGCCTGGGACCCGGAAAGCGGACTTTATGGATATCTCGAACACACCCATGATGGGACGCCTTTAAAGATTTTGAGCCACGATCCCAGCGGGCAAAGCTACAACCTCGGACTCGACGGTGCAATGCCTCTGCTAACAGGTCGAATCAACTCCGAAAGAGCAATCAGGATTCTCAAGATATTAGCTGATACAGAACGCTTCCTGACCCCCTTAGGATTATCGACAGTGGATCAAACGGCCCCCTATTACCAGAGCGACGGCTATTGGAACGGCGCAACTTGGATTCCATATCAATATATTTTTTGGAAAGTGTCACTCGATGCAGGTGATAGCGAATTTGCCCGCAAGTTAGCTTTACGTGTCCTTCGCAGCTATAACCGTGAAACAGAAGACAGCTATTGTTGCTTCGAGCACTTCATGAACGACAGCGGCCGTGGTGCCGGCTGGCACCACTTTGGAGGACTCTCCTCTCCAATCATCAACTTTTTTGCAGCGTATTTCCGGCCTGGTCGAATCAATACCGGGTTTCGTGCTTGGTTGCATTCCCAGAAGTGGGAACCCGAGTTCAACGGGGTGCGATTTGAAGTAAGCACTCTCATGACCACGCATACCAATACGCCTGTAGTGCTGGTTACGATCAACCCAAAATCCAAGGTCAGTATTACAATTAATGATCAACCGGTCGAGTGTGCACAAACCATTCCAGGCCTGTTGGAGCTTCCACTGCGCAGTGACACAAAACGGCAAAAAGTTGAAATTCTAGGCAGATAGGCAAAATCATATATAAAGGACGAAGCCTTCACGCTACATCCAGATCGAAACCTTCATTTGCCCTAGAAATAATTGACGATGCAGAATGTGCACAACTCACACCAGAGTCACACCACCCAATTCCACAGAGCAGGATTGACTTAAACGGAGGTCCGTCGATGAACGGCCAATGTGCACGATAAACTCCCCCGGTTCTGCGAACCAGTCCATCAGCTGCTCATCAAAGAAGGACAAGTCCCGAAGCGTAAGTTCGAACTCAACTTCACATTTCTCACCTGGATCAATCTGGACTTTTTTGAAGCCTTTAAGTTCCATTTTGGGTCGACTGACCGAGGCTTCGACATCTTCGAGATATAACTGAACAACCTCTTTCGCAGAGACGGCCCCGTTGTTTTTCACCTCAACACTGGCCTTAAGTACAACATCTCCATCGAAGGGCATCACAGTTAGATTATCATATTCAAAGCATGCATACGAAAGACCGAATCCGAAAGCAAAGAGCGGCTTGATCGATTCGCTCACGTAGTAGCGATACCCCACATTCAAACCCTCCGCATAAACACTTTTATCAAAACCGTAGCTTCCTATCGAATGCGCAGGACATTCTCCCAGACTGTTCGGAAAAGTCACAGGAAGCCGGCCACTCGGCACAACGTCACCAAATAGGATTTCTGCAGCCGCATGACCGCCTTCCATCCCGGCATACCACGTCCATAAAATGGCTTTAGCCCGATCCACCCACGGCATCAAAACCGGAGCGCCCGCAGTTAGCACAACTACGGTATTAGGATTCACGCCCAATAGCGCTTCGATCAATTCATCTTGCCGATCCGGCAAGTTCAAGTGCTGGCGGTCTTTACCTTCAAGGTCCTCCCGGTGCGTCAGTCCTCCACAATAGATCACCGCATCCGATTTCTTCGCGAGGGCAACTGCTTCTTCAAGTCCGGATGCCTGTTCGTTCTGATTCGCCCAGACAGGAACCCAACCAAAGTGCAGACACTCCATATCTCCACTCATCTTGTATGTGAGCTCAATCGTATATGTTCTCCCAGTTTCAAAATAGCGATCGGCGGTGCGCTTGGCACGCTGATTCAAACCATAGGTGTTGATCAATTCCACACCATCTACGGAGAGGATCACATAGCCGTCGGTCACACAACCGAGCACAAAGTCGCCACTCTCCGGGACCGTCAACTCTGCCCGGAATATAGCTGAATGGTTGTCGATCTCGATCCCAGCCGGAGGCAAAAAACTATCCACGTCAAAAGACGGTGCCTCACTGTATTCTTGCACAACTGCCGGACCAACCAACTCACAGTTCTCATAATAGCTCAGGCTCCACCCCTTCACTCCGGTGCCGGCATCGACCGTCGACAAATACTCCGTGCTGATCGGCGACAACCCTTCCCCCGCACCACTGTATCCGGGTGCGTATTGAACGACCACGGAGTCCCCGAGTAATTCACGGATACCTTCAAGCATGGTGACTTCATATGGACACTTCACCGCCGAACTGTTACCTCCATTGGAATGCCGCGTCACCGCATTCTGACCAATCACAGCGAGTGTTTTGATCGATTCTCTCTCCAAAGGCAGAACATTACCCTCGTTCTTCAACAAAACCATGGCTTCGCGTGCCGTCTCCCTCGCAATGCTTTGATGCAGCTCCGTATTACGTGCCCCCCGCTTACGCTCGGGGTCAAATGCACCCACTAGAAAAAGCACCCGTAAAATGCGACGAACTTTGTCATCCAATTGCTCGATCGAAAATGCGCCGGACCTCAAGCCATCCAAAAAAGGATTAGCCAAGTAGTAATCATCATAGGACTTATTAGTTCCCATTTCCAGATCCATGCCAAACTCAACAGCCTCCGCCGTGTCATGCACGCCGGCCCAATCACTCAAGAATACACCTTCAAATCCCCACTCACCCTTCAGTATTGAGTTCACTAAATATTTGTGGTGACAGCAATATTGCCCACGGAATTTATTATAGGCACCCATCACGGTGAGCACGTTCCCCTCTTTCACTGCGGCTTCAAATGCGGGCAAGTAGATTTCCCTCAAGGTTCGCTCGTCCATCTCCACATCAGTTGCATCCCGATTCAGTTCCTGACTGTTCGCAGCAAAGTGTTTTGCGCAGGCAGCGGTATCTTCTGCTTGAATCCCCCGCACCGCGGCAACCGCCAAGCATGCATTCAGGAAAGGGTCCTCACTGTAGTATTCAAAATTCCGGCCACAAAGCGGCGTCCGTATGATATTGAAGCCCGGCCCCAGAATAGCGTCCTTACCACGATCCCGAGCTTCGGCCCCCAAAACTTGCCCACATTGCATGATTAGATCCACATTCCAAGTGGCTGCCTGAGCCGTTCCTGTCGGTAAATAGGTGCTGTGGTCATCATCCCAGCCCGCCGGTTCCCAACTGTCCTTACTGA encodes the following:
- a CDS encoding zinc-dependent alcohol dehydrogenase, whose amino-acid sequence is MTRKTITFTAERQVELLESQLRPLHEDEVLVSNEVSAISAGTERACLLDLPNLGDSPPCDFPKVTGYSGVGRVVDTGKQINSVQPGDRVLTHWGSGHSNYNYITEANLLKIEDDSLPSKHAVFAVIAGFSLNGLRKTRLEIGESAAVIGLGILGLFSVALCRIAGATPVIASDLSHARRETALALGADHALDPTARDYIDRVKSISRGGVNATIEVSGQSIALQQALNFAALFGRISLLGCTRVSDSSIDYYQQVHRPGIEIIGAHTNARPKKESRPHSWTWKDDAAALLRFMSDGRLDMTKIFTTAYSPEAAVSIYQKLADAPNDFPVGAVFDWKQISV
- a CDS encoding ExbD/TolR family protein, with protein sequence MLRPSARNPQSKVATIRRLRRRRRSDSDVEVDLSPLIDCVFLLLIFFLVTSMLKKLEKQIPVVLPDYTVALAPVAESEVIIYAITQDKGILRANNGKRSIEGLSYHRVDSFEADLKQLSEMRGTDVEIRIDAEREVPVQTVVDTLDTLAMEGFEKVGVRLRHREKEYFDLRKGESK
- a CDS encoding ExbD/TolR family protein, whose product is MPRNTYKDDEDVALSMSPLIDCVFLLLIFFLVTTMLKKDVHEVEHLNLPISRSSLEVPPDESMLPIAIDAEGELYLEGEPTTIGQLLEELKIIEQNDPARRIRLDTDENTPFYRLVEVLDALSFRNLRNVGVRTYHEKYDS
- a CDS encoding glycoside hydrolase family 3 N-terminal domain-containing protein codes for the protein MSETYKDPNQTIEARIADLMSRMTLEEKVGQLLQLDGGRGDLDELIFEKQVGSLLHIQGERASQAIDKAANTRLGIPLLIGDDCIHGHSFCEGATIFPTQLAMACSWNRELIEEAARITAKEVAVTGIKWTFSPVLCLTRDLRWGRVGETFGEDPYLIGEFACAMIRGYQGDGLGAPDAILACAKHYAGYSETQGGRDASEADHSQRKLRSYFLPPFEKAARNGCLTFMTGYQSIDGVPSTASRWLLHDVLKEEWGFQGILVTDWDNVGRMHWEQKIVPDMTEASAVAIQSGNDLIMSTPGFLEGALEACRTGRIKEAEIDAVVYRILSLKFKMGLFENPGKPDPLKQIEVVGCEAHRELNLKLARRSIVLLQNDGTLPLQAESLNKIAVIGPNADDQHAQLGDWAGASGQVEWLPNGHPRECTKTVLDGIRELAPEGCEILYEKGAEISEYKDVTVDDYDDGQVKRRMRCSVPPDAAQIQAASEAAAQADITVVVIGDDRSLTGEQRSTATLELQGGQLALLDALAKVDTKLIVVLINSKPLTLPPAVQNACAIIEAFNPGMMGGQAIAEAIYGKINPSGKLTVSIPYHVGQQPVYYSQVRGQHGDRYADSTQQAHFPFGFGLSYTKFEYSGLKILDESPLPRTGSLRFSVHVKNTGNCAGRETVQAYISDLVTSVTWVNKELKAFTQVDLEAGEGKEVEWEIPITDCSIVNVNCERVVEPGEFELKVGGSSLERDLLKTKFSVA
- a CDS encoding NAD(P)H-quinone oxidoreductase, giving the protein MKAVIIDNNKNLVWSEVPDPVAKEYEILVEVHAAALNRADLMQREGNYPPPPGWPEWPGLEVAGVVLEAPANCRWKVGDTVCALLGGGGYAEKVAVPVDMALPVPRGLSMAEAAAIPEAFATSYLNLCIEGGMKKGDTVFIQAGASGLGMAAIQLAKALGAEVVTTVGSEEKEKFVRELGADVVINRRKENIAAVLAKHPVNVAMDCVAGPNLGPCLETMAHGGRWIVIATLGSPLSELNMLDFFKRGVKLIGSTLRSRSSETKGRILGELEQKLWDSFSTGKIKALIHETLPMSEAEAAHAILERQENLGKVVLTCKP
- a CDS encoding MotA/TolQ/ExbB proton channel family protein, which codes for MKRYTPFLFLLLFTSYAVAQSAATVTPESDAAGTIDWVAEVFKGGVTSVVLLLVGFAGIVFFIERLIVIRAANFLPAKLEQDIKLYAVQSDFESIQQVSNKSNSVLGNIGEYIAKHTHIPFEILSFGVTDTIGRTVSRQHQRTYPLAVVATISPLLGLLGTIIGMIESFQKVALMGDTGDASVLADSIGKALITTALGLIIAIPSLASYHFFKSRVNSYGIRLEEMVDVLMSPWLHPEEKVDETSE